The proteins below come from a single Kitasatospora sp. NBC_00315 genomic window:
- a CDS encoding ABC transporter permease, whose protein sequence is MTVPNTPPDPGRIPAADVAGPAADAAASAPASPAPDPYGPPAAVDPFAPPAAPDPYGAPPAFGHGPAPAPARPLLPELRAGALTALVCVLLGLGVAGLWVWLAPRVPLLVSGNRILYADPEGEQRAGADAVFALIGLGAGVVTALGAFLLTRRRGGGIAVAVGLTVGGLLGSLVGWKLGVRLGPTSDVVAHARQVGDGHGFDDALRLGAHGALLVWPMTAMVLLLVLSAAFGKREEDPPPYWAGTGWPAPGTLGAPPAGGALPPGGYAPAPAPGPAPVPLSEPGSAPEPPPGAEPVRPADDRPVPPS, encoded by the coding sequence GTGACCGTACCGAACACACCTCCGGATCCCGGCCGGATCCCCGCCGCGGACGTCGCGGGACCGGCCGCGGACGCCGCCGCGAGCGCCCCGGCGAGCCCCGCCCCGGACCCCTACGGTCCGCCCGCCGCCGTGGACCCCTTCGCCCCGCCCGCCGCTCCCGATCCGTACGGCGCGCCGCCGGCCTTCGGCCACGGGCCCGCCCCGGCGCCCGCCCGTCCGCTGCTGCCCGAGCTGCGGGCGGGCGCGCTGACGGCTCTCGTCTGCGTGCTGCTGGGGCTCGGTGTGGCCGGGCTCTGGGTCTGGCTGGCCCCCCGGGTGCCACTGCTGGTCAGCGGGAACCGCATCCTGTACGCCGACCCGGAGGGCGAGCAGCGCGCCGGGGCGGACGCCGTGTTCGCGCTGATCGGACTGGGCGCCGGCGTGGTCACCGCGCTGGGCGCCTTCCTGCTGACCCGCCGCCGGGGCGGCGGGATCGCGGTGGCGGTCGGCCTGACCGTCGGCGGGCTGCTCGGTTCGCTGGTCGGCTGGAAGCTCGGGGTCCGGCTCGGCCCGACCTCCGACGTCGTCGCGCACGCCCGGCAGGTCGGGGACGGGCACGGCTTCGACGACGCCCTGCGGCTGGGCGCGCACGGCGCCCTGCTGGTCTGGCCGATGACGGCGATGGTGCTGCTGCTCGTACTGTCGGCGGCGTTCGGCAAGCGCGAGGAGGATCCGCCGCCGTACTGGGCGGGTACGGGCTGGCCGGCGCCGGGCACGCTCGGCGCACCCCCGGCCGGTGGCGCCCTGCCGCCCGGCGGGTACGCGCCCGCCCCCGCGCCGGGCCCGGCGCCCGTGCCGCTCTCCGAGCCCGGGTCCGCGCCCGAGCC
- a CDS encoding DinB family protein: protein MTKIDDTPPAWDERTQLTTFLDYARATARAKCDGVSAENAREALLPGSPLMTMSGVINHLRWVEYYWFQVVFLGEEEQGPWTEEDPDREMRIAVDFPLTQLLDEYAEQSARYRELVAGNGLDTKTRRTIRDGLHVDLRWILLHLTEETARHNGHLDILREMLDGTTGS from the coding sequence ATGACCAAAATCGACGACACCCCGCCCGCGTGGGACGAGCGCACCCAGCTCACCACGTTTCTCGACTACGCCCGTGCCACCGCCCGCGCCAAGTGCGACGGCGTCTCCGCGGAGAACGCACGCGAGGCGCTCCTGCCGGGTTCACCGCTGATGACCATGAGCGGAGTGATCAACCATCTCCGCTGGGTCGAGTACTACTGGTTCCAGGTGGTCTTCCTCGGCGAGGAGGAGCAGGGCCCCTGGACCGAGGAGGACCCCGACCGCGAGATGCGCATCGCCGTCGACTTCCCCCTCACGCAGCTTCTCGACGAATACGCCGAACAGAGCGCCCGCTACCGCGAACTGGTCGCCGGCAACGGCCTGGACACGAAAACCCGGCGAACCATCCGCGACGGCCTCCACGTCGACCTGCGCTGGATCCTCCTCCACCTCACCGAGGAGACGGCCCGCCACAACGGCCACCTGGACATCCTGCGCGAGATGCTCGACGGGACGACCGGCAGTTAG
- a CDS encoding ABC transporter permease, with product MTLLSAPPQQSAGPSAVPAPLAPAARLLPALAAVYRAQLARAKVARIPLLFVATFQSIGILVMMRGVVDPGDNPAAHTVVAGSSVLVVAFVALNLLAQYFGRLRATGGLDHYATLPVPAASVVLGAAAAYASFTLPGTLVTAVAGAVMFGLPVGHLWVLLAVVPLAGAALSGLGAACGLIAPRQEIATLLGQLGMSAALLLGVLPVERLPQPVLWLRDLLPSTYGVEAFARTFTPNPDWAAVAGDLGVCAAVGLVSLAVATWAYRRATTR from the coding sequence GTGACCCTGTTGTCCGCCCCGCCCCAGCAGAGCGCCGGGCCGTCGGCCGTGCCCGCGCCGCTGGCGCCCGCCGCCCGGCTGCTGCCCGCGCTCGCCGCCGTCTACCGGGCGCAGCTGGCCCGGGCCAAGGTCGCCCGGATCCCGCTGCTGTTCGTGGCGACCTTCCAGTCGATCGGCATCCTGGTGATGATGCGCGGAGTGGTCGACCCGGGGGACAACCCGGCCGCGCACACCGTGGTGGCCGGATCCAGCGTGCTGGTGGTCGCGTTCGTCGCGCTCAACCTGCTCGCCCAGTACTTCGGACGGCTGCGCGCCACCGGCGGCCTGGACCACTACGCGACGCTGCCGGTACCGGCAGCGTCGGTGGTGCTCGGCGCGGCGGCCGCCTACGCCTCGTTCACCCTGCCGGGGACGCTGGTGACGGCCGTCGCCGGTGCGGTGATGTTCGGCCTGCCGGTCGGGCACCTGTGGGTGCTGCTCGCCGTCGTCCCGTTGGCCGGTGCGGCGCTGTCGGGCCTCGGCGCCGCCTGCGGCCTGATCGCCCCGCGCCAGGAGATCGCCACCCTGCTCGGCCAGCTCGGCATGTCGGCCGCGCTGCTGCTGGGCGTGCTGCCGGTGGAGCGCCTGCCGCAGCCGGTGCTCTGGCTGCGGGACCTGCTGCCCTCGACGTACGGGGTGGAGGCCTTCGCCAGGACGTTCACGCCGAACCCCGACTGGGCGGCGGTCGCCGGTGACCTCGGGGTCTGCGCCGCGGTGGGACTGGTCTCGCTGGCAGTGGCGACCTGGGCCTACCGGCGGGCCACCACCCGATAG